cgtgttgtctcctttgggggttgctcggatatccgaagttcgagctgatccgtgggattccgcCTCTTCTGTTGAAGCTGTTCCTGTGAAGGTTGTGCTTCCTGAGTTGAAGACGActtcggatccggtgagtgttcatttataggctcgattttctgtttatctttttcttttcggttggccgtcggctaacgtcttggtcctggaccatctttttagggtcctgggactgacgctgtgccgcgtgccgttccttcggtttcatctccggctcggatagatatctctttatctaggaaccgggtatttcccgcttttttctctatttcttcctttttcttcttttacattcgttgacccttggtctcccctttttaggatcaacgcaaaaggaagggtagcactcttttgaggccttccacgcatccgaagaaagtgaaggcttctcagccctcggagaaggtatttgttctgacttggagtTTTTGTAGTTCGTTTCTCCCCTTTTCGGAAACTAATCTTTGAATGCTTGCTATGCAGGAAGCagtttcggaagtcatgcctcctcctaagaatcttcttcacttcatgcccttgccagggcagaagttaaagagtgtggtggttgctgaaCCGCCGGCCGTGGATCAGCCGCTgatcgaggaagatatcatccCTTCTCCCCTTAAACCATCTGCTGCTTTGGGGATCgaaatccaggatatcaccgaggtgatggaggcgattgaagccgattttgttcctggttcggatgtccctgaggtagctggggagaagaaggagtctgctgatcttcccttcgagagggagaagagtccagacaaggagatgatagatctctcgggccccgaagctgcggtccccgaggttcagaaggaggttccctctgctggagaggaggagcagcccgagcaaggtttgacgaggaagaggcgccactcaactttgggttctacttctacctcggccctggataggctgatccatgctgatccctgttcggatgttccgctaaaacggatccccgaagaagtaagggaggcgatggctcgatatgccagggctccgattttgggagaggaccctttggctcacgtgggatccttggtgggccccgaggctgctcgggagaatctgcttcgtgctaacccgcagtggagggttcctggggccgaagagaggaatccggcaatgatggcccagtactatctgaacgaggtaatttgctagatttttctctttgagttgtgtttttgttttatgtttttcctattttgctcatctttctctcgttcccaggctgttttctggtcttcgttcgcttccgagtgtagctcggttgaggagaaacaactgaggaaatatcgtgaggcttatgctcgtgatattcccattttggaccagaaggctgggcaactcctctccgagcttacggaactcaagcagctgtaccttcactatagtcgcgaggctagagagtctgctgagaagatcgggaccgaggttggccagctcatcttccgagttgaagaggatgctgagaagatcgcttcctttgctgaggagaagaaggatatggccgctaagttcgctagcgaacttgaGGAAAAAGATAGACTCTTCCAGGAGATGAAGTCTAAATTTGAAGCGGCCGACAAGGAGCGTAAAGAGGCGGAGTTAAGGCTCCACCATTTTGTCCAGCATCGGGAGCTGATCCAGCAGCAAGCTGATAAGGTGCCTGTCCTTCGGCTGAAGCTTCGGGAAAAAGATGACTATATTCGGAAGCTGGAGCAGGAGCGAGTcaacctctacactgctgatcagtgtagagagcagtactggaacggcatcctgggtgctcggcgcatgtttgcgaagcacatgcctcacttcccttggaacgagaaagttcctctatggatgcaggccgaggaccacttggtggaatgccaagctgatcgagatgaagctgaagctgaacgccaagctgctcttgcagaggctcgggcccagaaggcaacttccgaaggtgataccactgctgggggttcttcgaaggatgctcccctaggggccgcttctgagactcccaagagttagggattcgggcagtcgtcttcttcagagtcggtcggttccagttgaggacttccgaatatgtgcttgcttttcccccttttgcctcggcgctgcgttgtactcatttctttttgctttctttagtacttcggtaggccggtattgtctgttgatggctgccgattttaacttgtttcattttgttttcaatttttgaggttttcgatgtgtttgtacttcccccaaatattgaataaaaaatgaatgtttgttactt
This sequence is a window from Spinacia oleracea cultivar Varoflay chromosome 1, BTI_SOV_V1, whole genome shotgun sequence. Protein-coding genes within it:
- the LOC130467228 gene encoding uncharacterized protein isoform X1, translated to MLAMQEAVSEVMPPPKNLLHFMPLPGQKLKSVVVAEPPAVDQPLIEEDIIPSPLKPSAALGIEIQDITEVMEAIEADFVPGSDVPEVAGEKKESADLPFEREKSPDKEMIDLSGPEAAVPEVQKEVPSAGEEEQPEQGLTRKRRHSTLGSTSTSALDRLIHADPCSDVPLKRIPEEVREAMARYARAPILGEDPLAHVGSLVGPEAARENLLRANPQWRVPGAEERNPAMMAQYYLNEAVFWSSFASECSSVEEKQLRKYREAYARDIPILDQKAGQLLSELTELKQLYLHYSREARESAEKIGTEVGQLIFRVEEDAEKIASFAEEKKDMAAKFASELEEKDRLFQEMKSKFEAADKERKEAELRLHHFVQHRELIQQQADKVPVLRLKLREKDDYIRKLEQERVNLYTADQCREQYWNGILGARRMFAKHMPHFPWNEKVPLWMQAEDHLVECQADRDEAEAERQAALAEARAQKATSEGDTTAGGSSKDAPLGAASETPKS
- the LOC130467228 gene encoding uncharacterized protein isoform X2, with protein sequence MPPPKNLLHFMPLPGQKLKSVVVAEPPAVDQPLIEEDIIPSPLKPSAALGIEIQDITEVMEAIEADFVPGSDVPEVAGEKKESADLPFEREKSPDKEMIDLSGPEAAVPEVQKEVPSAGEEEQPEQGLTRKRRHSTLGSTSTSALDRLIHADPCSDVPLKRIPEEVREAMARYARAPILGEDPLAHVGSLVGPEAARENLLRANPQWRVPGAEERNPAMMAQYYLNEAVFWSSFASECSSVEEKQLRKYREAYARDIPILDQKAGQLLSELTELKQLYLHYSREARESAEKIGTEVGQLIFRVEEDAEKIASFAEEKKDMAAKFASELEEKDRLFQEMKSKFEAADKERKEAELRLHHFVQHRELIQQQADKVPVLRLKLREKDDYIRKLEQERVNLYTADQCREQYWNGILGARRMFAKHMPHFPWNEKVPLWMQAEDHLVECQADRDEAEAERQAALAEARAQKATSEGDTTAGGSSKDAPLGAASETPKS